A portion of the Chromobacterium sp. IIBBL 290-4 genome contains these proteins:
- a CDS encoding nuclear transport factor 2 family protein, producing MASSNLEIVRATYEGSSEDNGRNLLAALAPDAEWTEAAGFPYAGTFVGPQAIVENVFKRLGSEWEGYRAAVDSYYDAGDNVIAQGFYHGKYLATGKAFTASFAHVYTLKAGKIVKFVQIVDSAKVWEAMRP from the coding sequence ATGGCTTCAAGCAATCTGGAAATCGTGCGCGCCACATACGAAGGCAGTTCCGAGGACAACGGCCGCAATCTGCTGGCCGCCTTGGCGCCGGACGCGGAGTGGACCGAGGCCGCAGGCTTCCCTTACGCGGGCACCTTTGTCGGCCCGCAAGCCATCGTTGAAAACGTGTTCAAGCGGCTGGGCAGCGAATGGGAAGGGTATCGCGCCGCGGTGGACAGCTATTACGACGCGGGCGACAACGTGATCGCCCAGGGCTTTTACCATGGCAAGTATCTCGCCACCGGCAAGGCCTTCACCGCTTCGTTCGCCCATGTCTACACCTTGAAGGCCGGCAAGATCGTCAAGTTTGTGCAGATTGTCGACAGCGCCAAGGTGTGGGAGGCGATGCGGCCCTGA
- a CDS encoding methyl-accepting chemotaxis protein, protein MTITKRLLLTISLALIAMLVVGVQGLWQQKKANERFEYLKINTFPSIHALDEGKEALAGIRLTLARSVALSDPAAKAQQQARMSELDKRFDATIDKYEKDLISDNTDRKMLQADRDAMKTYRQQRDKYLQLMQANDVAGADKLMLGDMADEARTLNQLLLDHIEYNYKLADQLNKDNDDAYQTAFTLSIAVLAAALLVCGGLSTQLYVNIRNSLSNLLETMQNVRSRLDFRLRAPVARMDEIGQASSAFNELMGRLQQSLQEIRHSIGAMEGSIVSMAETSSNIAGSSVQQSESASAMAAAVEQVTVSINHVADRAQEANQQAREAGEIADTGSRVVMGTVDGISAVAESVGDAAQRIGRLRDDSATIATVLGVIKDIADQTNLLALNAAIEAARAGEMGRGFAVVADEVRKLAERTASSTTEISGVIDKMQQGTQAAVSGMQQVVERVNSEAEKARGASDAIQQIKTNSEHSMLLIGEISNSIVEQGSASNTIAQKVEQIAQMAEANSRASSNSAGSARELREQASYIQQTVAQYQV, encoded by the coding sequence ATGACGATCACCAAAAGACTGCTGCTGACGATTTCCTTGGCCCTGATCGCCATGCTGGTAGTCGGCGTGCAGGGCCTGTGGCAGCAAAAGAAAGCAAACGAGCGGTTTGAATATCTCAAAATTAACACCTTTCCCAGCATCCATGCTCTCGATGAGGGCAAGGAGGCGTTGGCCGGCATAAGGCTGACTCTGGCGCGCAGCGTGGCGCTGAGCGATCCGGCCGCCAAGGCGCAGCAGCAGGCGCGGATGTCGGAGCTGGACAAGCGTTTCGATGCGACGATAGACAAGTACGAAAAAGATCTGATTTCGGACAATACTGACCGCAAAATGTTGCAGGCAGACCGTGACGCGATGAAAACCTATCGCCAGCAGCGCGATAAATATCTGCAATTAATGCAGGCCAATGACGTTGCGGGCGCGGACAAGCTGATGCTGGGCGATATGGCGGATGAGGCCAGGACCTTGAATCAACTGTTGCTGGATCATATCGAGTACAACTACAAGTTGGCCGATCAGTTGAACAAAGACAATGACGACGCTTATCAGACGGCCTTCACCCTATCCATTGCGGTGCTGGCTGCCGCTTTGCTGGTTTGCGGAGGCTTGAGCACGCAACTGTATGTCAATATCCGCAACAGCCTGAGCAATTTGCTGGAAACCATGCAGAATGTGCGCTCGCGCCTGGACTTCCGGCTGCGCGCGCCGGTTGCGCGGATGGACGAGATCGGGCAAGCGTCTTCGGCTTTCAACGAGCTGATGGGCCGCTTGCAGCAGAGCCTTCAGGAAATCCGCCACAGCATAGGCGCGATGGAGGGCTCCATCGTCAGCATGGCGGAAACATCCAGCAATATCGCCGGCAGCTCGGTGCAGCAGAGCGAGTCGGCTTCCGCGATGGCGGCCGCGGTGGAGCAGGTTACCGTCAGCATCAACCATGTGGCGGATCGCGCGCAGGAGGCGAATCAACAGGCTCGCGAAGCCGGCGAAATAGCTGATACCGGCAGCCGGGTGGTGATGGGCACGGTGGACGGCATCAGCGCGGTCGCCGAGTCGGTCGGCGACGCGGCCCAGCGCATCGGCCGGCTGCGCGACGACAGCGCGACCATCGCGACCGTGCTGGGCGTGATCAAGGATATCGCGGATCAAACCAATCTCTTGGCGCTCAATGCCGCCATCGAGGCGGCGCGGGCGGGTGAAATGGGGCGCGGCTTCGCCGTGGTGGCCGATGAGGTGAGAAAGCTGGCCGAACGCACCGCCAGCTCCACTACCGAGATCTCCGGCGTGATCGACAAAATGCAGCAGGGTACGCAGGCGGCGGTGTCCGGCATGCAGCAAGTGGTGGAGAGGGTGAATAGCGAGGCGGAAAAAGCGCGCGGCGCCAGCGACGCCATCCAGCAGATCAAGACCAATTCCGAGCACAGCATGCTGCTGATCGGCGAGATATCCAACAGCATTGTCGAGCAAGGCAGCGCCAGTAACACCATTGCCCAGAAAGTGGAGCAGATAGCCCAAATGGCGGAGGCCAATTCCCGCGCCTCTTCCAATTCCGCCGGCTCAGCCCGCGAGTTGCGCGAGCAGGCTAGCTATATTCAGCAGACGGTGGCGCAGTATCAGGTTTGA
- a CDS encoding ROK family transcriptional regulator — MKLHADKPEALTVSGTNLEHARSHNRRAVLETIRRNQRLTRAELARLTALTPQTVSNITAELLEAGILLAGAPVRDGARGQPAIPLSLNPDGAYSIGVQLDHRHLIAVMVDMAGVLRARVETPVDRPSPKQALPVIKKALSDLKAQSASAWERLLGMGLVMPGPFGVQGMTSVGPTTLPGWEAMDATQLSAALGMPVRLEKDATAAAIGERLYGSASTLQNYVYLFVGTGLGAGLFLDGSLYAGGRHNAGEIGHMIVEPDGLHCECGNRGCLERYVSLRALGECMRLPDDNEALRALLAQPPLAGDAWLRQAAPRLRQAINILECLLDIEAVVIGGLLPPAWQQALVDSLHPLASSTRSSQASRLRLGSAGRDVVALGAAALPIFDEFNPQYEVLLKRA, encoded by the coding sequence ATGAAACTGCATGCAGACAAGCCTGAAGCGCTGACCGTTTCGGGGACGAATCTGGAGCACGCGCGCTCGCACAACCGCCGCGCCGTGCTGGAAACGATACGCCGCAATCAAAGACTGACCCGCGCAGAGTTGGCGCGCTTGACGGCGCTGACGCCGCAAACCGTGTCCAACATCACGGCGGAATTATTGGAAGCCGGCATTTTGCTGGCAGGCGCGCCGGTGCGCGACGGCGCGCGCGGACAGCCCGCCATCCCCTTGAGCCTGAATCCGGATGGAGCCTACTCCATCGGCGTGCAGCTGGATCACCGCCATTTGATCGCGGTGATGGTGGATATGGCCGGCGTGCTGCGCGCGCGCGTGGAAACGCCTGTGGACCGGCCATCGCCCAAACAAGCATTGCCTGTGATCAAAAAGGCGCTATCCGATCTGAAAGCGCAAAGCGCTTCGGCCTGGGAGCGTTTGCTGGGCATGGGGTTGGTGATGCCGGGGCCGTTCGGCGTGCAGGGCATGACTTCGGTCGGACCGACTACCTTGCCGGGCTGGGAGGCGATGGATGCGACGCAGCTGTCGGCAGCGTTGGGGATGCCGGTCCGCCTGGAAAAGGACGCGACCGCGGCGGCGATAGGCGAGCGGCTGTACGGCAGCGCCAGCACGCTGCAGAACTATGTCTATTTGTTTGTCGGCACCGGTCTGGGCGCCGGGCTGTTTCTGGATGGCAGCCTGTATGCGGGCGGGCGGCATAACGCCGGCGAAATCGGCCACATGATAGTGGAGCCGGACGGCCTGCATTGCGAGTGCGGCAACCGGGGCTGCCTGGAGCGCTATGTATCGTTGCGGGCCTTGGGCGAATGCATGCGTTTGCCTGACGATAACGAAGCGCTGCGCGCCTTGCTGGCGCAGCCGCCTCTGGCGGGGGACGCATGGCTGCGGCAGGCGGCGCCCAGGCTGCGCCAGGCGATCAATATCCTGGAGTGCCTGCTGGATATCGAGGCGGTGGTGATAGGCGGTTTGCTGCCGCCGGCCTGGCAGCAGGCGCTGGTCGACAGCCTGCACCCGCTGGCGTCTTCCACGCGCAGCAGCCAGGCCTCGCGGCTGCGGCTGGGCAGCGCGGGACGCGATGTGGTGGCCTTGGGGGCGGCGGCGTTGCCGATTTTCGATGAGTTCAATCCGCAGTACGAGGTGTTGCTGAAGCGGGCTTAA
- a CDS encoding glycoside hydrolase family 9 protein yields the protein MAWRFLFNHLGFDSAGRKIALLQGEAGAHPAGVSVLDADRSIVLKLPVQALGAVPEWGEAAYWRIDLSALSRPGHYQLWLDGSAPPLVSAPFEVGHRLFAEPLLSDLLNYFKSQRCTGVYDQADRRAPVEGGEERRDAHGGWFDASGDCSKYLTHLSYANHLNPQQTPLLVWNLARTRQALPRQPKWFDERLQDEALHGADFLLRMQHESGFFYQTLFDGWSKDENRRSLCSYATQQGHRSEQYQAGWRQGGGMAIAALAAASSLLRDGAFSRADYLSGARRGFAHLQERGADYLPDGQENLIDDYCALLAACELYAASGERQYADAADERAACVLERQHRDGWFWLDAERRHSFCHASDAGLPYIALIRYLEVRGNSPYAEQAGQSCLRGLLSEVRRTAQPGNPFAYPRQWLARPDDEPQLRFFMAQRNASGYWWQGENARLGSLAAAAWAGAARWPQQAEILSDYAQAAVDWILGRNPFDICMLQGRGRNNPQYEPGYYNANGGVCNGVTAAPGQDAGIAFLRPEQTDISQSWRWSEQWLPHGAWLMLALGLRGGLA from the coding sequence ATGGCTTGGCGATTCTTGTTCAATCATCTGGGATTCGACAGCGCGGGACGCAAGATCGCGCTGCTGCAGGGCGAGGCCGGCGCGCATCCGGCCGGCGTTTCGGTATTGGATGCGGACCGCAGCATTGTGCTGAAACTGCCTGTTCAAGCCTTGGGCGCGGTGCCGGAGTGGGGCGAGGCCGCCTATTGGCGCATCGACCTGAGCGCGCTTAGCCGCCCCGGCCATTATCAGCTGTGGCTGGATGGCTCCGCGCCGCCCTTGGTGTCGGCGCCTTTCGAGGTGGGCCACCGGTTGTTCGCCGAGCCGCTGCTGTCCGATCTGCTCAATTATTTCAAATCCCAGCGTTGCACTGGCGTCTACGATCAGGCGGACCGGCGGGCGCCGGTGGAGGGCGGCGAGGAGCGGCGCGACGCCCATGGCGGCTGGTTCGACGCTTCCGGCGACTGCTCCAAGTATCTGACCCACCTCAGCTACGCCAATCACTTGAATCCGCAGCAGACGCCGCTCTTGGTGTGGAATCTGGCGCGCACCCGTCAAGCCTTGCCCAGGCAGCCGAAATGGTTCGACGAAAGGCTGCAGGACGAGGCCTTGCATGGCGCGGATTTTCTGCTGCGCATGCAGCATGAGAGCGGCTTCTTCTACCAAACGCTGTTCGACGGCTGGAGCAAGGACGAGAACCGCCGCAGCCTGTGCAGCTATGCCACCCAGCAAGGCCACCGTTCCGAACAGTATCAGGCCGGCTGGCGGCAAGGCGGCGGCATGGCCATCGCCGCGTTGGCGGCCGCCTCGTCCTTGCTGCGGGACGGAGCGTTTTCGCGCGCCGACTATCTGAGCGGCGCCCGCCGCGGATTTGCCCATTTGCAGGAACGCGGGGCGGACTACCTGCCCGACGGGCAGGAAAATCTGATCGACGATTACTGCGCCTTGCTGGCCGCTTGCGAACTCTATGCCGCCAGCGGCGAACGCCAATATGCCGACGCCGCCGATGAAAGGGCGGCCTGCGTGCTGGAGCGGCAGCATAGAGACGGCTGGTTTTGGCTGGACGCCGAGCGCCGGCACAGCTTCTGCCACGCCTCCGATGCCGGCCTGCCTTACATCGCGCTGATCCGCTATCTGGAAGTCCGCGGCAACAGCCCTTACGCCGAACAGGCCGGCCAATCCTGCTTGCGCGGCTTGTTGAGCGAAGTGCGGCGCACCGCGCAGCCGGGCAATCCCTTCGCCTATCCAAGGCAGTGGCTGGCGCGGCCGGATGATGAGCCCCAATTGCGCTTCTTCATGGCGCAGCGCAACGCCAGCGGCTATTGGTGGCAAGGGGAAAACGCCAGGCTGGGCTCCCTGGCCGCCGCGGCGTGGGCCGGCGCGGCCAGATGGCCGCAGCAGGCGGAGATTTTGAGCGATTACGCCCAGGCGGCGGTGGACTGGATATTGGGGCGCAACCCTTTCGACATCTGCATGCTGCAAGGCCGCGGCCGCAATAACCCGCAATACGAGCCCGGCTATTACAACGCCAACGGCGGCGTGTGCAACGGCGTCACGGCCGCGCCGGGGCAGGATGCGGGGATCGCCTTCTTGCGGCCGGAGCAGACCGACATCAGCCAATCCTGGCGCTGGAGCGAGCAATGGCTGCCCCATGGCGCGTGGCTGATGCTGGCGCTGGGCCTGCGCGGCGGTTTGGCCTAG
- a CDS encoding 7-cyano-7-deazaguanine/7-aminomethyl-7-deazaguanine transporter, with the protein MFSFSSQQRLSALIRLSVFHIAIIASSNYLVQLPITVFGFHTTWGAFTFPFIFLATDLTVRLFGAPLARRIILAAMVPALAISYLVSTLFYQGTWQGAQALEHFNLFVARIAIASFAAYALGQILDVQVFNRLRRLKAWWAAPAAAMFFGNISDTLSFFFIAFYKSSDAFMAANWVEIALVDYSFKVLICMLFFLPMYGVVLKMIVKRLLQAGVAQQLQPA; encoded by the coding sequence ATGTTTTCCTTTTCCAGCCAGCAGCGCCTGTCCGCGCTGATCCGGCTTTCCGTGTTTCACATCGCCATCATCGCCTCCAGCAACTATCTGGTGCAGCTGCCTATCACCGTTTTCGGCTTTCACACCACTTGGGGCGCGTTCACCTTTCCGTTCATTTTCCTGGCCACCGATCTGACCGTGCGTCTGTTCGGCGCGCCGCTGGCGCGGCGCATCATCCTGGCCGCCATGGTGCCGGCGCTGGCGATTTCCTATCTGGTGTCGACGCTGTTCTATCAGGGAACATGGCAAGGCGCTCAGGCGCTGGAGCATTTCAATTTATTCGTCGCCCGCATCGCCATCGCCAGCTTCGCCGCCTACGCGCTGGGCCAGATTCTGGATGTGCAGGTGTTCAACCGCCTGCGCCGGCTGAAAGCCTGGTGGGCCGCACCGGCGGCGGCAATGTTCTTCGGCAATATCAGCGACACGCTGTCCTTCTTTTTCATCGCCTTCTACAAGAGCAGCGACGCCTTCATGGCGGCCAACTGGGTGGAAATCGCCCTGGTGGACTACAGCTTCAAGGTGCTGATCTGCATGCTGTTCTTCCTGCCCATGTATGGCGTGGTGTTGAAAATGATAGTCAAGCGCCTGCTGCAAGCCGGCGTCGCCCAGCAGCTTCAGCCCGCTTGA
- a CDS encoding DEAD/DEAH box helicase has translation MPFISLGLSPDLAQSALEQGYTQATPIQSAAIPAILQGNDVLATAQTGSGKTASFCLPLLQQWLESPRAMLRQPRALILLPTRELAVQVGGILQDLAQSLPRKLKVAVVYGGVSINPQMMALRGGADIIVATPGRLLDLEDRNALRLSSIKTLVLDEADRLLDQGFADELSSVLERLPPARQNLLFSATFPAEVGALANKVLNQPQRIAIEQSAATAPDIRQRAIEVDAGRRTMLLRHLLATHDWDRVLVFVASRQAADRVADKLQRNGVSAAALHGDCSQSQRGQALADLKTGRLRVLVATDVAARGIDIARLPLVVNYDLPRSPADYTHRIGRTGRAGASGEAISFVSADCAAHFKLIEKRQQLRAPRERIAGFEPLETAAPAVSLADPDGNGGIKGKRKSKKDKLREAAALQQQAG, from the coding sequence ATGCCATTCATTTCCCTGGGCCTGTCGCCCGATCTGGCCCAGTCCGCCCTTGAACAAGGCTACACCCAAGCCACCCCCATCCAGTCCGCCGCCATTCCCGCGATTTTGCAGGGAAACGATGTCCTGGCCACCGCGCAAACCGGCTCCGGCAAAACCGCGTCGTTCTGCCTGCCCTTGCTGCAGCAATGGCTGGAAAGCCCGCGCGCCATGCTGCGCCAGCCGCGCGCCTTGATCTTGCTGCCGACGCGCGAGTTGGCGGTCCAGGTGGGCGGCATCTTGCAGGACTTGGCGCAAAGCCTGCCGCGCAAACTGAAAGTGGCCGTGGTTTACGGCGGCGTATCGATCAATCCGCAAATGATGGCCTTGCGCGGCGGGGCCGACATCATAGTGGCCACCCCAGGGCGCTTGCTGGACTTGGAAGACCGCAACGCCTTGCGCCTGTCATCGATCAAGACCCTGGTGCTGGACGAGGCCGACCGGCTGCTGGACCAAGGCTTCGCCGATGAGTTGAGCAGCGTATTGGAACGGCTGCCGCCAGCGCGGCAAAACCTGCTGTTTTCCGCCACCTTTCCGGCGGAGGTGGGCGCGCTGGCGAACAAGGTGCTGAATCAGCCGCAACGCATCGCCATCGAGCAAAGCGCAGCCACCGCGCCCGACATCCGCCAACGCGCCATCGAGGTGGATGCCGGCCGGCGCACCATGCTGTTGCGCCACCTGCTGGCGACCCACGATTGGGATCGCGTCCTGGTTTTCGTCGCCAGCCGCCAAGCCGCCGACCGGGTGGCCGACAAACTGCAGCGCAACGGCGTGTCTGCCGCCGCGCTGCATGGCGACTGCAGCCAGAGCCAGCGCGGCCAAGCGCTGGCGGATCTGAAAACCGGCCGCTTGCGCGTGCTGGTGGCTACCGATGTGGCGGCTCGCGGCATCGACATCGCCCGGCTGCCGCTGGTGGTGAACTACGATCTGCCGCGCTCTCCGGCGGATTACACTCACCGCATCGGCCGCACCGGCCGCGCCGGCGCCAGCGGCGAGGCCATCAGCTTTGTCAGCGCCGATTGCGCCGCCCATTTCAAACTGATCGAAAAACGCCAGCAGCTGCGCGCGCCGCGCGAGCGCATCGCCGGTTTCGAACCGCTGGAAACCGCCGCTCCCGCCGTTTCGCTGGCCGACCCGGACGGCAACGGCGGCATCAAGGGCAAACGCAAGAGCAAGAAAGACAAGCTGCGCGAAGCCGCCGCCCTGCAACAACAGGCAGGCTAG
- the tauA gene encoding taurine ABC transporter substrate-binding protein, whose translation MARSRIFTRLLLSVSFSLAAGWACAADAVTVGYQTGIDPTKVPQADGAYEKATGRAIQWRKFDSGADLIAAIASGDVAIGNIGSSPLAAAASRGLPIETFLVADEIGSAEALVARNGSGVSKPQDLVGKKVAVPFVSTTHYSLLAALNHWGIPQNQVKVLNLRAGEIAAAWQRGDIDAAYVWDPALGKIKPSGKVLVGSDQVAKWGAPTYDIWVVRKDFAAAHPEFVSRFAKVSLDAIAGYLANPPAFIAKADNIAKISRLTGAAAPDVVAGLKGNRFLGRDEQIALLQSPFVLAVGKTAAFLKSQGKVEALQADYGPYVTNRFVKTSR comes from the coding sequence ATGGCCCGTTCGCGTATTTTCACCCGGCTTTTGCTTTCCGTTTCCTTTTCTTTGGCCGCAGGCTGGGCTTGCGCGGCGGACGCCGTCACCGTGGGCTATCAGACCGGCATCGATCCGACCAAGGTGCCGCAAGCCGACGGCGCCTACGAGAAAGCCACCGGCCGAGCCATTCAGTGGCGCAAGTTCGATAGCGGCGCCGACCTGATCGCCGCCATCGCCTCCGGCGACGTCGCCATCGGCAATATCGGCTCCAGCCCGCTCGCGGCGGCCGCCAGCCGGGGCCTGCCCATTGAGACCTTCCTGGTGGCGGACGAGATCGGCAGCGCCGAGGCGCTGGTGGCGCGCAATGGCAGCGGAGTGAGCAAGCCGCAGGATCTGGTGGGCAAAAAAGTGGCGGTGCCCTTTGTCTCCACTACTCATTACAGCCTGTTGGCCGCATTGAACCACTGGGGCATCCCGCAGAATCAGGTGAAAGTGCTGAATCTGCGGGCCGGAGAAATCGCCGCGGCCTGGCAGCGCGGCGATATCGACGCCGCCTATGTGTGGGACCCGGCGCTGGGCAAGATCAAGCCCAGCGGCAAGGTGCTGGTGGGTTCGGACCAGGTCGCCAAATGGGGCGCGCCTACCTACGACATCTGGGTGGTGCGCAAGGATTTCGCCGCGGCGCATCCTGAGTTCGTTTCCCGCTTCGCCAAAGTTTCGCTGGACGCCATCGCCGGCTATCTGGCCAACCCGCCGGCCTTCATCGCCAAGGCCGACAATATCGCCAAGATCAGCCGGCTGACCGGCGCCGCCGCGCCCGATGTGGTGGCCGGCCTGAAGGGCAATCGCTTCCTGGGCCGCGACGAGCAGATCGCGTTATTGCAGTCGCCTTTTGTCCTGGCTGTTGGCAAAACCGCGGCCTTTCTCAAGTCGCAAGGCAAGGTGGAGGCTCTGCAAGCCGATTACGGCCCGTATGTGACCAATCGCTTTGTCAAAACGTCGAGGTAA
- a CDS encoding BadF/BadG/BcrA/BcrD ATPase family protein — MQNPKYLIGVDGGGTGTRVIVAAPDLAPVAHAEGPGSSLAIGTEQSWQVIRQVTAEAFRQARIPRPEDGQCAIGLGLAGVHNKVWAQQFLNAAPAYAAVKLATDGYTTLLGAHDGQPGVIVALGTGSIGEALYPDGSHREVGGWGYPSGDEASGAWLGQRAAQLTQMALDGRRSHSPLSRAVLHDVGGSWQEMMNWHSQATPARFAQLAPLVLEAARKDPEADALLRQAGEDAWAIARALDPEETLPVALCGGLGKALQDWLPPGFRRRLVTPLGDSTQGALLLLKR, encoded by the coding sequence ATGCAGAATCCGAAATACTTGATAGGCGTCGATGGCGGCGGCACCGGCACCCGCGTGATCGTTGCCGCGCCCGACCTTGCGCCGGTCGCCCATGCCGAAGGCCCCGGCTCGTCCCTGGCCATAGGCACAGAGCAGTCATGGCAGGTCATCCGCCAGGTGACGGCGGAGGCATTCCGGCAAGCGCGCATCCCCCGCCCCGAAGACGGCCAATGCGCGATCGGCCTGGGCCTGGCCGGCGTGCACAACAAAGTGTGGGCGCAGCAGTTTCTGAACGCCGCGCCCGCCTATGCCGCGGTCAAATTGGCCACCGACGGCTACACCACCCTGCTGGGCGCGCACGACGGCCAGCCTGGCGTCATCGTCGCATTGGGCACCGGCAGCATAGGCGAGGCGCTGTATCCGGACGGCAGCCACCGCGAGGTGGGCGGCTGGGGCTATCCCAGCGGCGATGAGGCCAGCGGCGCCTGGCTGGGCCAGCGCGCGGCGCAGCTGACGCAGATGGCCCTGGATGGCCGCCGCTCGCACAGCCCTTTGAGCCGCGCCGTGCTGCATGATGTCGGCGGCAGCTGGCAGGAAATGATGAACTGGCACAGCCAGGCCACGCCGGCCCGTTTCGCCCAACTGGCGCCCTTGGTGCTGGAGGCGGCGCGCAAGGACCCGGAAGCCGACGCCCTGCTGCGGCAGGCCGGCGAGGATGCCTGGGCCATCGCCCGCGCGCTGGATCCGGAGGAAACCCTGCCGGTCGCGCTGTGCGGTGGCCTGGGCAAGGCGCTGCAGGACTGGCTGCCGCCTGGTTTCCGCCGACGGCTGGTCACCCCGCTGGGCGATTCCACCCAGGGCGCCCTGCTGCTGTTGAAACGTTGA
- the hflX gene encoding GTPase HflX — MQTEVKEKPRYAIVASVQLPEVSDVEFEASITELRELAKTLGFQVVQTFAQKRNSFDRTAYMGVGKLEEIKMYVQRGIRADELEDEPQELDASAVEIDAVLVDHEISPSQMRNLELAVGCEVMDRTMVILEIFHRNARSRAARAQVEIARLGYMAPRLREAAKLAGPQGRQRSGMGGRGAGESHTELDRRKVRDRIAELQREIVAMELERKTQRARRLERQGLGLGGVSLVGYTNAGKSTLMRALTGSEVLVANKLFATLDTTVRVLHPESVPRVLVSDTVGFIKNLPHGLVASFKSTLEEALDASLLLHAIDASDPGFLRQLEVTDEVLKEIGADEVPRIRVFNKIDHVGDEAAQAAWTAELQQRYPGCVVMSALRPEDVAGLRATIVSFFQQDLIEDELLLPWSAQQLRGEIYNHCQVLEEHAEDEGSRFRVRGEPEKLRSLREQLNPGSQGRVKEYWEV, encoded by the coding sequence ATGCAAACAGAAGTCAAAGAGAAGCCCCGCTACGCCATTGTGGCCTCGGTGCAGTTGCCGGAAGTCAGCGATGTCGAATTCGAGGCCTCGATCACCGAGCTGCGCGAGCTGGCCAAGACCTTGGGCTTCCAGGTGGTGCAGACCTTTGCGCAAAAGCGCAATAGCTTCGACCGCACCGCCTATATGGGCGTGGGCAAGCTAGAAGAAATCAAGATGTACGTCCAGCGCGGCATCCGCGCCGACGAGTTGGAAGACGAGCCGCAGGAACTGGACGCCAGCGCGGTCGAAATCGACGCGGTGCTGGTAGACCATGAGATCTCGCCGTCACAGATGCGCAACCTGGAATTGGCGGTCGGCTGCGAGGTGATGGACCGCACCATGGTCATCCTGGAGATTTTCCATCGCAACGCCCGTTCGCGCGCGGCGCGCGCCCAGGTGGAAATCGCCCGCCTCGGCTATATGGCGCCGCGCCTGCGCGAGGCGGCCAAGCTGGCCGGTCCGCAAGGCCGGCAACGCAGCGGCATGGGCGGCCGCGGCGCCGGCGAATCGCATACCGAGCTGGACCGCCGCAAGGTGCGCGACCGCATCGCCGAGCTGCAGCGCGAAATCGTCGCCATGGAGCTGGAGCGCAAGACGCAGCGCGCGCGCCGCCTGGAGCGGCAGGGCCTGGGGTTGGGCGGGGTGTCGCTGGTGGGCTATACCAATGCCGGCAAATCCACGCTGATGCGGGCGCTGACCGGCAGCGAGGTGCTGGTGGCCAACAAGCTGTTCGCCACGCTGGACACCACGGTGCGGGTGCTGCATCCGGAAAGCGTGCCGCGGGTCTTGGTCAGCGACACCGTCGGCTTCATCAAGAACCTGCCCCACGGCCTGGTGGCTTCGTTCAAGTCCACGCTGGAAGAGGCGCTGGACGCCTCGCTGCTGCTGCATGCGATAGACGCCAGCGATCCGGGCTTCCTGCGCCAGTTGGAAGTGACCGACGAGGTGTTGAAGGAAATCGGCGCGGATGAAGTGCCGCGCATCCGCGTGTTCAACAAGATCGACCATGTCGGCGACGAAGCCGCGCAGGCCGCCTGGACGGCGGAATTGCAGCAGCGCTACCCCGGCTGCGTGGTGATGAGCGCGCTTCGTCCGGAAGATGTCGCCGGCCTGCGCGCCACCATCGTTTCCTTCTTCCAGCAAGATCTGATTGAGGACGAGCTGTTGTTGCCGTGGTCGGCGCAGCAGTTGCGCGGCGAGATCTACAACCACTGCCAAGTGCTGGAAGAGCATGCCGAGGATGAAGGCAGCCGCTTCCGCGTGCGCGGCGAGCCGGAGAAATTGCGCAGCCTGCGCGAGCAACTGAATCCGGGCTCGCAGGGCCGGGTGAAAGAGTACTGGGAGGTCTGA